A genomic segment from Acidobacteriota bacterium encodes:
- a CDS encoding AbrB/MazE/SpoVT family DNA-binding domain-containing protein, translated as MKIQVQKWGNSLALRIPKSFAVETKIDQGTMVELQLIDGKMVIEPVAKADYALDHLLAGVTAENLHSEIDFGSPEGNEVW; from the coding sequence ATGAAAATTCAGGTCCAAAAATGGGGCAATAGTCTTGCTCTGCGTATCCCTAAATCGTTTGCCGTTGAAACCAAAATTGATCAAGGAACGATGGTTGAACTTCAACTGATTGATGGCAAAATGGTTATCGAACCAGTTGCCAAAGCTGATTACGCGCTTGATCACTTATTGGCTGGAGTGACGGCGGAAAATCTCCATTCTGAAATTGACTTCGGCTCGCCGGAAGGAAATGAGGTGTGGTGA
- a CDS encoding class I SAM-dependent methyltransferase produces the protein MADSVEKIQSDFNRIAQLTESDPPHPILYQVFLLQQVPKNCAHVLDVGCGTGNFARLLATRAERVTGIDLSPEMIRIARAQQPVLENIEYHCGDFFEFPFETESFDCVVSLATLHHFELQSALTRMKTILKPGGTLIIQDLRTDATLIERMLSVVALGVTTWRNLWYTGQFRQRRESRTAWQEHAQGEQYLTMNEVKELCHTLLPGATGYRHLLWRYSLVWTKPLSQ, from the coding sequence ATGGCGGATTCTGTCGAAAAAATACAATCAGACTTCAACCGAATCGCACAGCTCACAGAAAGCGATCCTCCGCATCCGATTCTGTATCAGGTATTTTTACTCCAACAAGTGCCGAAGAATTGCGCACATGTGCTTGATGTCGGATGTGGTACAGGTAATTTTGCGCGGTTACTGGCAACACGTGCAGAACGTGTTACTGGCATTGATCTGTCTCCCGAAATGATTCGGATTGCTCGAGCACAACAACCAGTGCTGGAAAATATTGAATACCATTGCGGGGACTTCTTTGAATTTCCTTTTGAGACTGAATCTTTTGATTGTGTAGTGTCACTTGCAACGCTTCACCATTTTGAACTTCAATCAGCGCTGACACGAATGAAAACGATTCTCAAGCCGGGCGGTACGCTCATTATCCAGGACTTGCGGACTGATGCAACTTTGATTGAACGGATGTTATCTGTCGTAGCCCTGGGCGTCACGACCTGGCGAAACCTGTGGTACACAGGCCAGTTTCGTCAAAGACGCGAGAGCCGAACTGCCTGGCAGGAACATGCCCAGGGAGAACAGTACCTGACAATGAACGAAGTTAAAGAACTCTGTCATACGCTTCTGCCGGGAGCAACTGGCTATCGTCATCTTCTTTGGCGGTATTCGCTGGTGTGGACAAAGCCACTCTCTCAATGA
- the mazF gene encoding endoribonuclease MazF, giving the protein MSYVPHRGDLVWLNFDPQAGHEQAGKRPAVVISPLAYNQKVGLALFCPITNQVKGYPFEVAIPGHLKIKGVALSDQVKSLDWKARRVEFIDHLPQTTMDEILNKIKTLIG; this is encoded by the coding sequence ATGAGTTATGTTCCACATCGAGGCGATCTTGTATGGCTCAATTTTGATCCCCAGGCAGGCCACGAACAGGCTGGAAAACGCCCAGCCGTTGTGATTTCTCCGCTAGCCTATAATCAGAAGGTTGGCCTGGCGTTGTTTTGCCCGATTACCAACCAGGTCAAGGGCTACCCATTTGAGGTGGCAATCCCAGGTCATTTAAAGATCAAGGGGGTTGCTTTATCTGACCAGGTGAAGAGTCTTGATTGGAAAGCACGTCGAGTGGAGTTCATTGATCATCTCCCACAAACCACAATGGATGAAATCCTCAATAAAATCAAAACTTTAATTGGGTAA
- a CDS encoding DUF4240 domain-containing protein, which yields MERDAFWQLINTVRTEARNDETQFESILIPHLEKLELTDLVEFDYHLRELVAQAYLNQLWGAAYIINGGASGDGFYYFRSWLVMQGKEVYEKALTDPDSLVEVCDQINSDAEAEEVLYAAVNVYREKTDEDFESMIDPGDIGEVWPTDPDWKEEDLPQLFPRLSARYKDD from the coding sequence ATGGAACGAGATGCCTTCTGGCAATTAATTAATACGGTTCGAACCGAAGCCAGGAATGATGAAACACAATTTGAATCAATCCTCATTCCTCACTTAGAGAAGCTGGAACTCACTGATTTGGTTGAATTTGACTATCATCTCAGAGAACTCGTCGCCCAGGCATATCTCAACCAACTCTGGGGTGCAGCCTACATTATCAACGGAGGTGCTTCGGGAGACGGATTTTATTACTTTCGGTCGTGGCTGGTGATGCAGGGCAAAGAGGTGTATGAAAAAGCGCTGACGGATCCAGATTCACTGGTCGAAGTCTGCGACCAGATCAATTCGGACGCTGAGGCTGAGGAAGTTCTCTATGCTGCAGTCAATGTGTATCGGGAAAAAACAGATGAAGACTTTGAGTCAATGATTGATCCGGGTGATATTGGGGAGGTCTGGCCGACAGATCCTGATTGGAAGGAAGAAGACCTGCCACAACTGTTTCCTCGACTCAGTGCACGATATAAAGATGACTAA
- a CDS encoding exonuclease domain-containing protein, whose amino-acid sequence MRYVIVDLEATCWENTRRPDRMEIIEIGAVHLASAVGPDTDEFGRFVRPIVEPTLSDFCTQLTSITQAEVDAAETFPTVFADFLDWIGPEPFVLCSWGAYDLGQFRTDCLRHKVPFPETFERHVNLKKEFARVFGIRPCGMAKALAHAGLTLKGTHHRGINDARNIARLAELVLPQLEQTGFIEGL is encoded by the coding sequence ATGCGCTACGTGATTGTTGATCTGGAAGCCACCTGCTGGGAAAATACCCGCCGACCCGACCGGATGGAAATCATTGAGATTGGGGCGGTTCATCTGGCTTCGGCGGTGGGGCCTGATACGGATGAATTCGGGCGATTTGTGCGTCCGATTGTCGAACCAACCCTCAGCGACTTCTGCACCCAACTCACCTCCATTACTCAGGCGGAGGTTGATGCGGCAGAGACGTTTCCAACGGTTTTTGCCGACTTTCTCGACTGGATTGGGCCAGAACCGTTTGTGCTGTGTTCGTGGGGCGCCTATGACCTGGGTCAATTTCGCACTGACTGCCTGCGCCACAAGGTTCCCTTTCCTGAGACTTTTGAGCGGCATGTCAATCTGAAAAAAGAGTTTGCGCGAGTGTTTGGAATCCGTCCGTGTGGAATGGCCAAAGCTCTGGCTCACGCGGGGCTCACGCTCAAAGGAACCCATCATCGCGGGATTAACGATGCCCGCAACATTGCCAGACTGGCCGAACTGGTTTTGCCGCAACTTGAACAAACAGGTTTTATTGAAGGGCTGTGA